aagaaaataatccacAGTCTTTCTCATGGGGACTCTGCTGTTAAACGAGAATGTGAGCTGCCTGTGCCGTGTTAGTACAACCCAGTCCAAAACCTGACAACCTTTATGTCCAAATCTGTAGGAAAGGAGGTTTCATTTGTGCACAGAAATACTTGTTTTACCAGTATAGTCATTCTAaagcctgcagagcagctgacaTTAAGCTGCTATTACTTCCATTTCCATTCTCCAAACAGCTCACTGTTAGTAACAGGACACACATCAACAGTGGGGTTAATGTAACTTGTAACTACTCTGACAGGTTAACAGTTACACAGTTCGACCCAAGTCCCTCCACCCTCTGCAATGTTATTTAAACACCACTTAAAGTACCACACTTAGCTTAAAGTAACTGGGGTCTTAAAAAACTCAATATTCCTGAGCTTCTAATGCACCTGAATATTTTAGACCTcaagaacagagaagaaagaagacaagGGCTTCTATCTGATAATGAAGGGATAACGAGGAAGAAACAGCAACTGGCTTTTGTATGCGGCAGCTGTTACCACAGCGTTTGTGTTCTGATGGAATCTTCTACCTGTTAAAATGGTTTACGGGCAATGTCTTCCCCGGGCAGTTTCCTCTCATCTTGTGAGAGGTAAAATTGGATAACTACCCTTAACAGAGCAGTAtgggctgcagccagagctgcgGCACCAGAGACCCAGAGCTTCCACTGAAGTTCAGAAGACAGGCCAGGTCGGTAATTAAGGTGACTGTTCCCGCGGCCCGGGCTGCCGGTGATTATGTCACTCTTACAGTAAAAACAGTCAGCATTACCAAGTGCCTCTGCTGGCAGAATGGCAAGAACACTGCATGTTGGTGTTTCTGGTCCCAGAGCTGTACAGGTGATGAGGGCTTGTACAAGACAGAAATTGAAAAACAGGTTTCTAGAAAAAAGACATAAGCAGAAACCCACCAAAGATCTCCTCACCAAGATCTCAGCTGGTCAGAACTTCTTGCCAGAGACAGAAGTGCATCATTGAAACAAAAGAGCCATTTACAGCTGAATAACAAGGTAATAaacaaccacacaaaaaaaagacGATTTGTGATTGTTATTCATCAGACCATTAAAAATCGCTCTGAAAGAGTCACGTTACAGCCCACCAGCCTCATTTTCAGCTACTGTTTCTGTGATGTGTCCTATTGCTTCCTCCGAGTAGGGGCCCTCGGCAGTTCCTTCTGGAGAAGCGTTACCTTGCAATGCCTTGAAGCCCTGCAGAGGCACTCTGGATGAGCCAGTCACAAACTGGAGAAGTCGCGCTCTCCTCTCTTCATCAAAAAACTCCACAGCTTTCCAGAACCATTTCAcgatgttgctgtctggggtaCAGTGTTTTAACCTAGTATTTGCCTTCCAGTCATTAACATCAATTTTTCCCAGTCCACAAATGATGAgctgtaaatttaaaatataatatttcatTATCGATCAATAAAAATAGTTTTGGAGCTAGCCAAATGATGAAGAACTAATTTTGAACAAAATTGATAGATTTTATACCTTTAAAGGCAAATTATAACCCCTCACTAATCTTAAGcaatgcagaaataaaacttttcttttttttaaatattacttagCATGCAATCCACTTTTCAAATGGCATCAATTCAAATtgaaaaatcagtaattttataAGCTTATACAAAAGTGTCTTGAACTGTCAATTAAATAACAGAAGCACAGATCCTACCCATGTGTGAAAGTGCATAATCCACACTTGAACTCAGTATTTCTTTCTGGAGCATAGCTAAGGGTGTAGTTTGGCTGCTCTAACTTTGGACCCTCAAAAGTAATCTTGTTCTTGTCATACCACACACAACACAAATCAGACCTCTCCTGACAAAGAGCTTTCCGTGCTTCTAAAATGGAGATCCACAATGAATCAGTTTAAGCTCAGAAGGAATATGATGATGAAGATTTTCTTCTAGTGACCAAGAACACTGGATCTTcccctctctttattttgcatttgcaaaatGACTCTGGGTTAACAGTACGGCTGGTTCACTGCTGCTGAATGAGAATATTCAGGCAAAAAGAAGAGCAATCACTAACATTCTAGTACAGTGAACAGCAGAAAAGCATGAATAATTTACCTTGTGGCCATTTTTTATGGCAAAAACCCCAGCTCCACAGCTAACAGACTGTATATTAGATTGCAGTTTAAGACAAGTTTGGGATCTATGGGATTTGCCGTGAGAGGATATTGTTTGGATGCTGATCCTGACGTTTTGTAGCGCATTTGTCGGTGACAGCACCTTTCCTTATGCTGTATGTACAGGGCCAATCTAGTCTGGCATAACTCAGGTCTGCAAAACCACACAGCTGCCTGACACCAAAGTCAGGGCAGTGTGCTGGAAGGGCTGGGAGCAAGTGGTAGGAGGTGGAAGGGAGTGACAGCCTATTTTCCTGGCAGCACTGAATTTAATATTGTGAAACTGCACCGTGAGAAATATGCACCAGCACCTCTGCTGGAGTAACACACTCTGAGACAATCCGAGGTCCCCGCAGTTACTTTTCAGTCGGTACAGCTGGGTTTTCAGGTACAGGAGAGGGTCTCCTCTTCCACCGTTTCTGCAGTTGCCACGAGACAGGTATCACCTTGAGAAACACTCTTAGAGCTCTCGGTGGAAGGTACATGCAGGCTCAGTGACTCCGTGACCCGGTAACCCCTTATGCTAACTGTATTTCTTGCAACAGTGCACCTGCAAACCCCTAAAGCACTGGGGATACAACTTCGCACGTTACTCAGTCTCAGAAGAATGCCTCAGGCTTTTATTGTTACACTTGACGACATAACATTAGTGGACTGACCTCTAACTCTTTCTCATCAAATGTCTTCAGCAGATGTTGTGGGATTACTTCATTAAATCCCTTCTGTAGAGCCAGAAACTGAGCTTCAATTCCTCGTAAAAATCGCCAGTTTACATAAAGTCTGCAAGCAAGTGCAAATTGGTCTTGTGAAAGATGTATTCAAATACAATAAACCTGCAATTTATCCAGCCAAAAAAACCGGCCCGACAGGAATACACACACCACCACCATTGCACTACCACTTGGAAAAAGCCAACACCCTCAACTACTTCAAATAAGTAAAAGTTCCTCCCCACCAcaagaaatataataaaactttaagaaaagATATTGATATACCTGACGtattcctttttgttttcctctgtcacGGGGATGCTTTTCCCATTGGGTTTCAGTTCATGTTGAATAATTTCTCCATATGCATTGTGTTCTACACAAAACGTATGGTCCAAGACTCCTGTGATATCGTTCTCCCTGgtggaaagaaataagaaagtgACTCAGGGAAAACATATTCTGCAAATATATATTACAGCTGTAATACATCTGACAGACGTCACAATTTAGTTTTTCAATAGCATTCCAAATCACTGCTTGGAAGCAGAAAGCGAACACATTTTTactatgttattattttaaaaccattatcaaAGTTTCaatgttatattttaataatgttacTGTTAATAATaggcaaaataaattaaaatgtacagaCTGAACACTTTACATCTCAGCAAACATTtatctccccccaccccccaaatttGAATACCTTGAGCACGTTAAGCCTCAAAGAAGTTAAACTGTGCAAGAAATACGTTTCTTAAATCTGCCTGAGCAAGAGATCAAAATGCACTTTGTTTATTTTCAACTGGATTTAGGAAAATCATCACATGTTAACTGAGAGAGAACTCTACCATTGTAAGATATAATACACAGCACATACAGTATCCAGACTAAGCTGTTATGAAGATCAGGGTCCACCAATTCCATATCATCCAAAGTAATTGGCTTCCCTAGCAACTGCTTATAGAAAGGCAACGTGAAGCCTCCATCGATATAGTGTCCATGAAACACAGCCATCCCCATTATCCGTCCAACAAAATGGAAATATGATAAGTGTTCCTAGAATAGAAAGAGGAGACTAAGCCATTCAGCTAAGTAAGACGTCCAGGTAATATCTGCTGAACGTGAAATAAAatttcaacacacacacacaaaaaaaaaaaaaaaaacaaaccacaaaaaccccatATCCAGAgcgttttgtttgttttgtttgtttttatacaCAGTACATTGAGTATATTGCTTCCAGTCCACAAATCTTACTACTaagaatcaaaataaatttaatttctcccAAAGGAAACATAAAtcaacattttacagaaaattaagaacACATTTGAGAAGTTTCTTTGATCAGTACTAAGAAGAAATTATCATATTATTGCACAAATTCAGTCTTTAGCAGTATTAATATGAGGATTAGGTTCCTAGGTCTAGAACACTCCCCAGATGGATTTCATTTCTAGTCACAAAAGGATGATTTACAGAACTCATGTCACCAGTCGTACCGGGTTGACTGCAGAGTCGGGGTTGATTTGCAGTGTATAGATATCATCTCGGGAATATTGGAAGAGACCGTAATAGGGATTCAACATTTCATGTGACAATAGGTAGAGCCACtccctgaagaaaataaaataatttattgtgtAGACAAATGCATTCCTACACTGAGAATCTTTGCAAAACAGTATGATTTTAAACAAATGCATTCCTACACTGAGGATCTTTTCAGAatagtattgattttttttaatcttcctgttAAACATAAACGTGAAGAAAGTTATCTCGGAACACGTAAGGCtgaaatcagaattatttttattggcTCAGTAACTACACAGCACCTGACAGTTGATGAATGTCCCAGTTTTCCAAGATTGTTCTCCAGATTACTTATTTCCAAGAGAGTTTCTGACTATGACTCTCCTTCATCCATTACACACCGAGACAAGACCCTGTATTCTGTTGACTGTATATACCTCAGAGATGTTGGAGTCAAAGCTTTTAATATAAACCATCTTCAGGTAATGGATATATTTACTTAGAATTTTAATTACATGTTCACAGATCAGTAAATTATGGTCTAAGAACTGGGAAAACTAACAATTTCTAGCTTGGTCTTCCTGTATTCCCGTATGGAAGATGGCAAAGGCTCCACAGCATGCAGactcaaaacaaaacccatgttGAAAACTACTAGCAGATACTTTGGAAAACAGTGCACAACAGCATCTgtaacttctttattttaaacactgtTATTATCATCAAACAATTGAGTCAACAAGACTGTTTTGCTAGTTATGGCTAATTAGGATGTTAAAATATTTAGGAATGGATGAAGTGAAAACTCCATTGGCCATTTGCAAACTCATGAAGAGACAGGCAAGCTAACAGCCCAGGTCCCAGGGGTTACCTGCTACAAACCAAACCACAGACATAGAAGATGGGCTGTTTGGGAGCATCGTCTGTACTTTGAAATTAATACTAATggtaaaaaagtgaaaaaaaaaaaatacaaacaatgaGTCAACACTCATTTAGAGAGAGTAAATCCACATGCCAGAGGTGGGGAATATTTTCAGTGAAGTAAACCAGCACCTGTGCAACTGGCCAATACAATTCCTAATGCTGTTTTAATACGTGAAGAAAATCTTCATACAATCAATGAATGTCACTTTTTCTAAGCAAGTGAAAATAACCCCAGACTATTGACAGACTCAAGTTGCCTACTAACTGCTAGTTCTTAACATTTTGCTTCAAACAGTAGCAAGAATTTGcaataaagcatatttttttgaTCAAAGTTCTGCCACAAAGCCAAGTATTTAGTGGTATAAGTTCTCAGATACCCAAGCTTTACTaaccaaagaaaaatacagtCATCTCAATAGATACCAAAAGCCTGTCTCGCATATATGATAGATGTCTGTTGTGATCTGTAACATGCAATTTGATTCGTTTccaataaatttgttttctttgatgcagtttttcctttaaaagactgtctgaaaatatatattcttcTGACATACAATCTGTTACAGAAATAAATACGAGTAAGGCtaatgtaaaaagaaacaaagctgatACACGGCTGGTTTAGGATTCAAAGCACAGGTGTAGTTGGTGAGGGCAGACACAGAGGATGGACTCTTTACCTGGCAACACCTCCATAATCAAGGCCTTCCTCCCCACGAAATTTTATCATTAATCGTTTCCACAGGTCTTTTGGCCTCATTTTCATGACTTGTCTGTAGGATTCCTGTAAACACATAACACTTTCTTTTATTGACTGTTTTTTACAGACAAGAAGCTACGACTGTTTATTAGAAAATAAGGGAGTGTCAGACTCTGAGTCCAAAGGGGATACCATTAAAGGGGATGTCATTTTCCTAGATACTAACCAGTTTCTCAAATCACAGATTGTTACTTAGTTTCCTACAAACGTGATAACACTTGTCAAATAAAACAGGTATGTGAGATGAATCACCTTATGTTAAATTTCCAGAGGTGTACAGTGATCAGAACACTCTCCAATTCTCACATAAAACtcataataaattaaaatctgtgtcagtaaattccttttgttttgcaCAACGGCTCAATTTTTGCAGTCTGAAAACCAACAGTGGAGCTTCTACTCTGGGTACAACACATGGGCAAGCCTTCAAGAAGCATCTTAAGTATAGAAGCATCAATGTCATCCCAGTACACCTACAGAATTATTCCCATCAGTAAGACTTCACCAAGAAGACgcaaaaataaagctgaaagagGCAAACCAAATGCTAATTTTTagaatggaatttttaaaaagctttgtttCTATTTATGTCATGTATCAGTGCCCCAAACTTTGGCTTTGCAGAACAGAAGAGGTAGGTGTGTCTGGGACCCAGCATACTCAGCTTTGTTTTCAGAACAAGAACATTTTTGCTACAGTACAGCagcctttcctccctttctcttttaGTTGATTATGAACTGATTTGACTGTCTCCAAAGGGAAGACCAACACAAACCTttctcagctgggaaaaaaatgtgacAACACAGTGGGGCCTATCACATTTGTGGGTGGGATGGGTGCTAAAGTTCTCAAGAAGACAGACTGTTCTCCAGAAAAAGCCAGTGAATTATAATTGTATCAAATCAGCAGAATTCTGCTGAATAATGtcacaaaataaaatgcagatatCCCACTGTGGGCATGTCTGATCATTCAAAAGCCTAGACAATTTATAAAATCAATCtgattctgaggaaaaaaaaaaatcaacccaaattGAGATATtttgacacagtgctgagggatctggtgtagttgagaacagtcagtggtaggttaatggttggaccagatgatcttcaagatcctgtccaacctagatgattctgtgattctgtaaataatCCAAACTTCAGCGATGAATGCTATCCAGTAGTCATTTTACTGACATTACAACAGGTGAAATATCACTAATAATTGTTTGGTTTTCAAACTGTAACGTTCTCCCTGTAACAGACATCAACGTTCTTATATTCAAGGAAGAAGTCAGACAGTATCTGTGTTGTGCTTGGACTCCTTCCTCAGCCCCTGACACAGTCTGGGTATCTTCAGCCTcgtttttcttcttctctacaGAGTAAATACATCTACTTTAAGTACAAAACTGTTCTTAACATTCCCTTGAAACGCTTCCTCTTCCCATTTGCCACCGGTAAAATTCCAGCTTTAACTCCAGACTTCAAAATTTCCTCTGAGTGACTTCTTTAGACAGTTACGAacacccctcctccccttccctcagTGTTAAGAAATGGGTCAAATTCTCAAATTACCTCAAAAATCTCTTCCCTGGAGACCTCAATACGACAATGGCCAGCTTGAGGTTGCTGCTGTGACAGCTCTTGCCTCAGGATCTTGAGTTTCTGCACTAGGTCTCGCTTGTACCTCGGCACAGTCAGACACTCTGCCTCATCTGGAAGCTGACACAGGGACactacctgctgctgctgctggtgttgcTGATCTTTAAGTTGGTTCTGGCGGCTAGAAACAAACACAGCTGTTTGCAGATATTCAAGTCATACGTCCCCTATTTTCTTCAGATGCTTCTTAAAGGTTAAATCTTTGTTAACTAAACTACTTtcaatttattatattattactGTGATTACACTAAAAATGTCCGGATCTAGTAAAAACTAAATTCAGAGACTTTATCCTGACTAAAGACATATGCTTCTGTCTTTCTTGGCAACTATCGGTTGTTTTTAGGGTTTGTTACTCCTATTAGTACTACTCTACAAAGTACGTAAAAGGTTACAGCACTATATAATAAGGTATTATCCATACAATTTTACTGCTAAGCTGCTGACACGGAATTTCTCAGATACCATTTCCATATTTCCTTTGCCTGTTTTGCCTTCCTCCATTTTAAAATTCAGGGATCTGCCAAACACTATGCCTCTAATCTACAGTCAATACCATAGTCTGTTTTAAATGGCTTGTCTGAAAAAGAGTAAGCTTACAAAAAGATGTTTGTACTGGCAGCTTGGGAAGGACCTTGTCCCTTGTACCTGGCCTAGTCTGGACCACAGGAATGTGGGAGTTCACATGTAACTAATTGGCACAGATAAACAAGTATTTTTACTAGCAATTCTAAGAGATTTTGTAAATCTGACTTCTTACTAGGAACAGTAAATTAATCGTGTTGCAGAGATGTCCTCTCTTGTGTAGTTTCTTGTACACAGTAAGTGgatatttttatagctttttagTATGGCATTTCCaaacaacacagaataaaaactgtattttacctAAACCATgagaaaaatatctctgtgtGGAACACATAAGAATACCCTAAATTTACTGGATAAATAAAAAAGGttattcagaatgttttctgagtaagaaattcagaaataagaaattcagaatgttttccaGTGGAATGTTAATATTATAAATAGGGTTTTTTCAACatcaaagaccaaaaaaaatattagatGGGATCAAACACAGttttagtatattttaaaatttcagcctATTGTCTGTTTTGAAACAAGGTCTACTAGAAAGCTCTCCCAGCCACCCAAAAATCACCTCCAGCAGACTTTCAGCACAAGAACATTCAGAATTGGCAATTAAAAAAAGGGGTAGGGCGTTCCCAGTTTGCCTCGTGGTTCTGAATAGCTATTCTGTTATTTGCAAACCTTCTATTTAAAGCAATTTTGCATAAACCATCCTCAAGGGAAACTAACACCAGGTGACCAGGAAATCTTTATCAGTAGGCTCACAAGCCTAATATTTAGAAACCCCTGCTATGGCACACGTTGTAGATTACTTCAGCAATAACTCAAAGCTTAATATCACTAATAATACCTCTTTACTCCTGGGCTCTAAGGCGGCAATAACGCACAAAAATCCTACTCTGTTACTATATTCTAGCATGCAGAACTTCAGAAGTTAGCTTAATGAATGTTGATCGTTTCACAGTGTTACACTGTCTgcttctgtttgttgtttttttttttttgggggggggtgtgggtgtgtgtggggcgtgtgtttgttgttttttggttttttttaaaaaaaagaggctaTCTCAACTTTATTTGCAAGCTGTTCACACTGGTCTTAAAATGACAGTAGTTTATTGTAAGTCATTCCTGAGAAACCAAGTCATTACAATATTTTAGAGACACACACTGAATGTGGTTCCAGAACACATCTCTATGTCATTTGTGTTACGTGCATAGTAATTCCTTTTTACTTGTGATTAGTTTTAAATACGAATCTCACAAACTATATTTACTTGATGTACATATTAAAGCAAAAATCATTGTTCTATCTTCTGAACCTTCTAATTCCATAAGGACAAGCATGTGAAAATATTCCTTGTATATGCCTACCAGAAAGTCATAACTATATACTAAAGTGAGCATATGTTCCTGTTACCtacaggagtaaaaaaaaaatcccctaaacaCAAAGCCAGTCAATGTCAgtcttaaagaaaatgtaaactcTGAAGTGAGCATGAACTTAAGATCTATGCATCCAATTAAACCAATCTAAAATAGGGCAGTACTAGGAGAAATATATAATGCCACCCTCCATATGAGATAAAAATATTCAGTGCAGTATTCGCTGAACTATCTGCAGTGCTTAAGgtaattcaatttaatttcttaGTTTGTTTTCACAGCTGAATGACTATGCTTGATTCTGTATAATGCTGTAAGAATCTAAGTACTTCTCAGGTGCCATAACTATCAAAACCTGTCACAAACTCTTAGtcaatattttcaaacaaaactgtgTTAACAAGTGtgattattttcataatttacaACGTCATCACTGGAAGAACAAACTGCTTTACTCAGTTCGATAGAGAAGTCAGTATCACTGAGAATAAACTTTTTGTTACACCTTTGAACCTAAAGCACTATCACACCCATCCCACCCAAACactaaaattatttctctgataaTTTACAAAATAACAGGCCTAaggcaaaccttttttttttttaaaaaaaaagaacaaataaggAGGTGGGCTTAaggcggggtgtgggggggtgggagaaGCTTTCACATATCCTGTTTGCTGCAGTAAAAGAATAAACACCAGAAAAGATTTATCAGGCAGCAGACTTTGCTGATGACACTGTTGGTTGAATTTCTGAAATCCTTCCCTAATGAAAGACAGATGTACAAACGAAAAACTTAAGCACACTGTGGTAGTACTTtaagtttaaaagaaatgcaaaatagttTTGTGATTCTAGAACTTGAAAGTCAAATTGGATTTTCTAGATAACAAAACTAGCTATTTATTTGCCCTCCATAATACATGTAGAACGAACCACTGTGACCCTcctggcatttaaaaataaacctaccTATGAAAGTTTTTCAAATATAGTCCAGTTAACTGAATTTTCTACAGTTTAAGAATTGCACTGTTGTGGCTAAGAGGGTCTGAAGTTTTTCTTTGGGTAAAATATCtaatctgaattaatttaatgAACTTTCCTGCGTTTCAAACACAAACATGCTCCTCCACTGATAAGTTTTTTTTCAAGATTATGTTCATTTGAAACTACCAATTTTAATTCAGCTAAAATTAGTaatgatttgttttaaatttaaaaaaaaaaaaaaaaagagagaactaaAAGTGTCTGGATGATGGGAGCTTACTGAAGTTCTGTAATACACACGTATATAACCAATGATTTCTCTAAACAAAATTCGTGACTATTTAGACtcttctccctcttgcagcgttaAGTTCAAATGTATATTGGGCAGACAAAGGCTAGCCAGCTTTATGTATTACACAAAAGATATGTTGAGCTCCTGGATATTACTGTCCGTTCCTCAGTTTTGTCTTTTCAGTGCTtgttcccattttctttttccttcagcttttcttcTCAATGATTCACTTCCTTAAAAGGACTATTCCTCCTATTTACTCCTTGCCTAGGGCTGCATGACTTTCTATCTAACCAACTCTCTTCATTGTTTCTTCCACTTAACACCTACTCAATACTTTACGGGTGTTTTTCAAGAGTCTTAAAAGGTGTTAGTAGGAGAAACGAGAGAGTCAAACTCCCAAATAGCTTGGACAAACCGATAGCTGTGTCTAcgcaaaaaaagaaatgtttgtttgctttttgttttccatttttagtaGAAAATTCCCCAGTGTGAAATGAATGCCGAGGGAATAAAAACAAGAGCCAAAATTCTTTTTGagtttccccttctctttttaaaagtgcAGTATGAAAATGTGATATCACAACACTAAGGCAGAAAAATACGGttcctattttattatttttgtaaaaaaccTGAGTTGATTTATTGGGGTCTTATTTTGAGAACATCTCAACTAGTCTTACTCTAAAACTGAAGGTAGGAGCTgaattatttctcctttattcCAGAATAGTTGGGTACTTGTGCACCCTTAGGTAACTCATCAGTATTTCACACCAGTGGCTACTGAATGCAACCTCCTACTTTAAAACAAGTTCTCCATGACTGAAAGTAGTATGAAgtgtaaagaaaaggaaagaaagtgtCTCTTGCTGTTAAAAAAATTCTGTGGACCAATCTTTTCCAGCAGACAGCACTtgcttcctctcctgctgcccccatCTCCCAGCATCACAATAGTCACATTCCTGCCTAAATGCtgctagagatttttttttaaagaaatatcaaaCCTGTCTTCTTTGCTATGTAACACAGTAAGTTGGTAGTATGTTGAAGAACAACACTACTATACTTTAACTCCTATTGAATGGCAGAATACATCTTGATATAAAATCTAGCACCCCTCAAGAGTCACTTTCTTTCCTCTGTTATGTTCAACACGTGCCTGAGACTTAAGACTTACTTTAAGACTAAATGCAAGTTAGCAGATAGCCGTGGATCTGTAAACTGCGTTGTCCTGTTGTTATGGTCAACAAAATAAACTCTGCCTGTTGCTGTATTTCGGATCTCCCATCCAGGAGGCAGTGGACCAAGCTCTTCACAATTGATGTTGCTAAGATCCCtgtgaaaacaaatataaaatgaaaaatacctcAGCATTTGGCCTCTGAGCCAAACAAGCGTAAATGTAACAGAACAATTCCATGAAGTCTGAGAAAATGTATTGTTTCAGAAACTTGATCTGTTCAGCTGGAATCTCTACTCCCAAGGTGCAAGCCCACCAAAGAAAAATCACACACCCCTGAACATATGCCATGGGGAAGAAAAATTCTTATCAAATAACCTTCATTTTTACAAACTAACTTCAGATGGTAAATTAATACAggcttaaaacaaaaataaagaccACTGCCATATTTGCCAAAATGGAACTGCGGTTCTACACCAATTCTGACAGAAAACGTTTTTAAAACAACATTAGTCATGTAAGGAACTCTGAATCACACTTTAAAAAGTCCTACAAAACAAAACTATATTTCTGAAGAGTTATACTTTCCATGAAGAATTACACATGGGATATGTGTGTATGGcacagttttaccccaaaatccCAAGTGCTAGTGGGAAGGAAACAGCTCtctaacaaaatatttaaaataaaata
The sequence above is drawn from the Athene noctua chromosome 18, bAthNoc1.hap1.1, whole genome shotgun sequence genome and encodes:
- the SMURF2 gene encoding E3 ubiquitin-protein ligase SMURF2, with translation MSNQGARRNGPVKLRLTVLCAKNLVKKDFFRLPDPFAKVVVDGSGQCHSTDTVKNTLDPKWNQHYDLYIGKSDSITISVWNHKKIHKKQGAGFLGCVRLLSNAINRLKDTGYQRLDLCKLGPNDNDTVRGQIVVSLQSRDRIGTGGQVVDCSRLFDNDLPDGWEERRTASGRIQYLNHITRTTQWERPTRPASEYSSPGRPLSCFVDENTPITGTNGATCGQSSDPRLAERRVRSQRHRNYMSRTHLHTPPDLPEGYEQRTTQQGQVYFLHTQTGVSTWHDPRVPRDLSNINCEELGPLPPGWEIRNTATGRVYFVDHNNRTTQFTDPRLSANLHLVLNRQNQLKDQQHQQQQQVVSLCQLPDEAECLTVPRYKRDLVQKLKILRQELSQQQPQAGHCRIEVSREEIFEESYRQVMKMRPKDLWKRLMIKFRGEEGLDYGGVAREWLYLLSHEMLNPYYGLFQYSRDDIYTLQINPDSAVNPEHLSYFHFVGRIMGMAVFHGHYIDGGFTLPFYKQLLGKPITLDDMELVDPDLHNSLVWILENDITGVLDHTFCVEHNAYGEIIQHELKPNGKSIPVTEENKKEYVRLYVNWRFLRGIEAQFLALQKGFNEVIPQHLLKTFDEKELELIICGLGKIDVNDWKANTRLKHCTPDSNIVKWFWKAVEFFDEERRARLLQFVTGSSRVPLQGFKALQGAAGPRLFTIHQIDASTNNLPKAHTCFNRIDIPPYESYDKLYEKLLTAIEETCGFAVE